The Periplaneta americana isolate PAMFEO1 chromosome 2, P.americana_PAMFEO1_priV1, whole genome shotgun sequence genome has a window encoding:
- the LOC138694889 gene encoding gem-associated protein 8-like has translation MANTEVSGQTARLDVEVDSMRQKHSKRKNKRNKKNGRDSNVWQGSRMFPQPFGDASHCNWFWENYYNALEWQERHQIAYWKSRSIALEYENNLLHQYVQSLVFNKEKSGSFPTHIQVTKTPSPQSVHSSKRNKRNTNQKRHHNQVIAKGNVQQKQKYDSSQDEFEFQVTEEMMDFFEQSIRHKMELKKQREEEKKKTEKEKGFHDASLPPRKQVGLQRTQEMKLMYGEKAPMILGMETAMQLSFDRNCDLKQPKLWPNIPLKL, from the exons ATGGCAAATACAGAAGTATCTGGTCAAACTGCGAGGTTAGATGTTGAAGTGGACAGCATGCGTCAGAAGCATTCAAAGAGGAAGAATAAACGTAATAAGAAAAATGGAAGGGACTCTAATGTATGGCAAGGTTCTCGTATGTTCCCGCAACCTTTTGGTGATGCTTCACATTGCAATTGGTTTTGGGAGAACTATTATAATGCTTTAGAATGGCAAGAACGCCATCAGATTGCATATTGGAAATCTCGATCAATTGcattggaatatgaaaataatttattacatcaGTACGTGCAAAGCTTggtatttaataaagaaaaatcagGAAGTTTTCCTACACATATACAAGTTACAAAAACACCTTCACCACAAAGTGTTCATTCTTCTAAACGGAACAAAAGGAATACTAATCAGAAGAGACATCACAACCAGGTTATAGCGAAAGGTAACGTTCAGCAGAAGCAGAAATATGATTCCAGCCAAGATGAATTTGAATTTCAAGTAACAGAAGAAATGATGGACTTCTTCGAACAAAGCATTAGGCATAAAATGGAACTCA aaaagcaacgtgaagaagagaaaaagaagacagaaaaagaaaaag GTTTTCATGACGCATCCCTCCCACCAAGGAAACAAGTGGGACTTCAGAGAACTCAGGAAATGAAGCTAATGTATGGTGAAAAAGCACCAATGATTTTGGGAATGGAGACGGCCATGCAGCTTAGCTTTGATCGAAATTGTGATCTGAAACAACCAAAACTATGGCCGAACATCCCTCTGAAGTTATGA